From the Desulfovibrio sp. UIB00 genome, one window contains:
- a CDS encoding HD-GYP domain-containing protein — MKPIKISVSQLRQGMWLVEPTTSWINAPFVYGKSGVIKSAEHIKHIIASGYTEAYYDPARSEVVQSGPCHSTPRCNDAGQTSLAEELCRARDLYFDACNYIKNLMQEKKVGAIEVAELKAFVNEIIQSLHRNFNALLLITTIKKTSDYTYRHSINVAIFSIAFAQFLGLDDDETFDTGMAGLFHDYGKAFVPLEILNAPRSLNPDETSVIRSHVRLGHDNLKDIPWINSIILDGILHHHERHDGSGYPHQLSGEAISLHGGIISICDVYDALTSTRVYKNAIPPAQAVKKLFTMSGQAWAPGLVEHFIKLVGIFPVGTVVQLSNETTGIVCQQDHKSPLKPTVLVILKKDRPYAPYYLKLAQNDQVSINRVLVPSELASIKNSKFYRMFLDR; from the coding sequence ATGAAGCCGATAAAGATATCCGTATCGCAGTTACGCCAGGGGATGTGGCTCGTAGAGCCCACAACATCCTGGATAAATGCTCCGTTTGTCTATGGCAAGAGTGGTGTCATCAAAAGCGCTGAACATATCAAACATATTATTGCATCTGGATATACGGAAGCCTACTACGATCCTGCCCGCTCCGAAGTTGTGCAATCTGGCCCCTGCCACAGCACCCCGAGGTGTAACGATGCAGGGCAAACGTCACTTGCCGAGGAGCTTTGCCGGGCGCGTGACCTGTACTTTGACGCCTGCAACTACATCAAAAACCTGATGCAGGAAAAAAAGGTGGGCGCTATTGAAGTTGCGGAGCTAAAAGCCTTTGTAAACGAGATTATTCAAAGCCTGCACCGTAATTTCAACGCCCTGCTGCTTATCACAACCATCAAGAAAACCAGCGATTATACCTATCGGCACAGCATCAACGTCGCCATCTTTTCCATCGCCTTTGCCCAGTTTTTGGGGCTGGACGATGATGAAACCTTTGATACTGGCATGGCCGGGCTTTTTCACGACTACGGCAAGGCTTTTGTGCCACTGGAAATTCTGAATGCGCCGCGCAGCCTGAACCCGGACGAAACCTCGGTTATCCGTTCGCACGTCAGGCTTGGCCACGACAACCTCAAGGATATCCCCTGGATTAACAGCATAATTCTTGACGGCATACTGCACCATCACGAACGGCACGATGGCTCAGGCTATCCGCACCAGCTCAGCGGCGAGGCCATCAGCCTGCACGGTGGCATTATTTCCATTTGCGATGTGTATGACGCGCTGACATCTACGCGGGTGTACAAAAATGCAATCCCCCCTGCGCAGGCGGTAAAAAAGCTGTTCACCATGTCTGGGCAGGCGTGGGCGCCGGGTTTGGTAGAGCACTTTATCAAGCTGGTGGGCATATTTCCCGTAGGTACTGTTGTACAGCTCTCAAACGAAACAACGGGCATTGTATGTCAGCAGGATCACAAGTCGCCTCTCAAGCCCACGGTGCTTGTCATACTTAAAAAAGACAGACCCTACGCGCCATACTACCTCAAGCTTGCGCAGAATGATCAGGTCAGCATCAACAGGGTGCTTGTGCCGTCAGAGCTTGCCAGCATCAAGAACAGCAAGTTTTACCGTATGTTTCTTGACCGGTAG
- a CDS encoding DUF4823 domain-containing protein produces MFQKVVMLLLALVALTGCAAQVPPAKQLPPLEKNQSTYIAVPKDVPDFDDRPGGGIVDAKRYPGTGEEIVVLLRETIAPYAGTVSTGSRYETDEEAIESGKKAGARYVLIPFFNIQMQRRVLWEPRVYRFSLILRTFDLQSDSKEPVRSVGMRIYQKNTMPPAQTPKDIDALFKSILPGYAKTVYEAGERAVEQ; encoded by the coding sequence ATGTTTCAAAAAGTCGTAATGCTGCTTCTGGCCTTGGTTGCGTTGACCGGGTGTGCTGCCCAAGTGCCGCCAGCTAAGCAGCTTCCGCCGCTGGAGAAGAATCAGAGTACGTATATTGCCGTGCCCAAGGATGTTCCTGATTTTGATGACAGACCCGGCGGCGGTATTGTTGATGCAAAGCGCTACCCCGGAACTGGCGAGGAAATTGTGGTTTTGCTCAGGGAAACCATTGCCCCCTATGCCGGAACAGTATCCACAGGCAGCAGATATGAAACCGACGAGGAAGCCATCGAAAGCGGCAAAAAGGCAGGGGCCAGATATGTTCTCATTCCATTCTTTAACATCCAGATGCAGCGTAGAGTGCTGTGGGAACCACGTGTGTATAGGTTCTCGCTCATATTGCGCACATTTGACCTTCAGTCAGACAGCAAAGAGCCTGTCCGCAGTGTAGGGATGCGGATATATCAAAAAAATACAATGCCGCCTGCGCAAACCCCAAAAGATATCGATGCATTGTTTAAAAGCATATTGCCTGGCTATGCAAAGACCGTTTACGAAGCGGGCGAGCGTGCCGTTGAACAGTGA
- a CDS encoding L,D-transpeptidase family protein, translated as MQRYLFSICLLLFVLVCGSNGISQCQAATTEIEVVASGTTGTLVVYSTANGTRQELLRTPAYVGRNGCSVDKREGDGKTPVGVYEIRRGFGLATPPVVNIAYTKLAGDEKWVDDVASARYNQWVTKDTTPVDWKSAEDLSKETVAYKYVAVVEYNTDKIVKGAGSAIFLHCTQDKPTSGCISVPEEAMVKILGFIQPGTRIAIARSDAELKNLTK; from the coding sequence ATGCAAAGATATCTATTTTCGATCTGTCTTCTTCTTTTCGTGCTGGTTTGCGGCAGCAACGGCATAAGCCAGTGCCAGGCCGCCACTACCGAGATTGAAGTTGTCGCCTCCGGCACAACGGGCACGCTGGTGGTGTACTCCACAGCCAACGGCACCCGGCAGGAGCTGCTGCGCACCCCGGCCTATGTGGGCAGAAACGGTTGCAGCGTGGACAAGCGCGAGGGCGATGGCAAAACGCCCGTGGGCGTGTATGAAATCCGGCGCGGTTTTGGGCTGGCTACGCCCCCTGTGGTGAACATTGCCTATACCAAGCTTGCAGGCGACGAAAAGTGGGTGGATGACGTTGCCTCAGCCCGCTACAACCAGTGGGTTACAAAGGATACAACCCCCGTTGACTGGAAGTCTGCCGAAGATCTGTCCAAAGAAACCGTGGCTTACAAGTATGTAGCCGTGGTCGAGTATAATACGGATAAGATCGTCAAGGGGGCAGGTTCGGCAATCTTTCTGCACTGTACGCAGGACAAACCCACATCCGGCTGTATCAGCGTGCCGGAGGAAGCAATGGTCAAGATTCTGGGATTCATACAGCCCGGTACGCGCATTGCCATTGCGCGTTCAGATGCCGAGCTGAAAAACCTGACAAAGTAG
- a CDS encoding multidrug efflux SMR transporter, with the protein MAWLYLVLAGFLEIGWPIGLKLGWTEEGLRVLWLAFAIACILCSGMMLLMAQREIPMGTAYAVWTGIGAVGTFVVGIVAFGDAATPLRMASAGLIIAGVIGLKFA; encoded by the coding sequence ATGGCGTGGCTTTATCTTGTACTGGCGGGCTTTCTTGAAATTGGCTGGCCCATCGGCCTCAAACTGGGCTGGACAGAAGAAGGACTGCGCGTGTTGTGGCTCGCCTTTGCCATTGCCTGTATTTTGTGCAGCGGCATGATGCTGCTGATGGCCCAACGGGAAATTCCCATGGGCACGGCCTATGCGGTGTGGACGGGCATTGGCGCTGTGGGCACCTTTGTGGTGGGCATTGTTGCCTTTGGCGATGCGGCAACGCCCTTGCGCATGGCCTCTGCCGGTTTGATTATCGCCGGGGTGATCGGCCTTAAATTCGCCTGA
- a CDS encoding HD-GYP domain-containing protein has product MSSVRISIDRLKPGMFLVNPGISWLAEPNLYQQEGFIASQDEIRDIARQGYAEACYDPIRSQIVRNLESPPAPQTPLAEEIYAARGAFSAAYGHVKSFMQSAASGNIEVAAVEPCLSAIKKSIVRNRNALLLLANLKSLDDYMYRHSVNVAIFAVSFAQYLGMDDEEQRQIGIAALFHDYGKALLPANILNAPRKLNEGEMQIMHSHVECGHAKLQATGKFSAEVLEGILQHHERHDGTGYPYNLSGDQIGMFGRIISICDVYDALASKRVYKDAIHPKHALGTLFKMGENAWAPGYAEHFIKMVGIFPIGTAVVLSNGQKGIVCHSDPYAPSLPRVLLVKDCEHGVKPLRTIDLWRQKSISVNRSLSKIETAYWDIAALLDSAHEDDA; this is encoded by the coding sequence ATGTCATCAGTGCGTATTTCCATAGACCGCCTCAAACCTGGCATGTTTTTGGTCAACCCCGGCATCTCCTGGCTGGCAGAACCCAATCTTTACCAACAAGAGGGGTTCATCGCCTCGCAGGATGAAATCAGGGACATTGCCCGTCAGGGCTATGCAGAGGCCTGCTATGATCCCATTCGCTCGCAGATTGTGCGCAATCTGGAATCGCCACCAGCGCCCCAGACGCCTCTTGCAGAAGAAATCTATGCGGCACGGGGCGCGTTTTCCGCTGCCTATGGGCACGTAAAATCATTTATGCAGAGCGCCGCCAGCGGCAATATTGAGGTTGCGGCGGTGGAGCCATGCCTGAGCGCCATCAAAAAAAGCATTGTACGCAACCGCAACGCCCTGCTCCTGCTGGCAAATCTCAAGAGTCTGGACGATTACATGTACCGCCACAGCGTCAACGTGGCTATTTTTGCCGTGTCTTTTGCGCAATATCTGGGCATGGATGACGAGGAACAGCGGCAGATCGGCATTGCGGCGCTGTTTCATGATTACGGCAAAGCGCTGCTGCCCGCCAACATTCTCAATGCGCCGCGCAAACTCAACGAGGGCGAAATGCAGATCATGCATTCGCACGTTGAGTGCGGTCATGCCAAGCTGCAGGCCACAGGCAAATTTTCGGCAGAAGTGCTGGAAGGCATCTTGCAGCATCACGAGCGACACGATGGCACAGGCTACCCATACAACCTTTCCGGCGACCAAATAGGCATGTTCGGGCGCATCATTTCCATTTGTGATGTGTATGACGCCCTTGCCTCAAAGCGCGTGTATAAAGACGCCATCCACCCCAAGCACGCCCTGGGCACCCTGTTCAAGATGGGCGAGAACGCATGGGCACCCGGCTATGCCGAGCATTTCATCAAGATGGTGGGCATCTTCCCCATTGGTACGGCGGTGGTGCTCTCCAACGGGCAAAAGGGCATTGTGTGCCATTCCGACCCGTATGCACCTTCATTGCCGCGCGTACTGCTGGTCAAGGATTGCGAGCACGGCGTCAAGCCGCTCCGCACCATCGACCTGTGGCGACAAAAAAGCATTTCAGTCAACAGATCACTTTCCAAGATCGAAACAGCCTACTGGGATATTGCCGCCCTGCTTGATTCCGCGCACGAGGACGATGCCTAG